In the Deltaproteobacteria bacterium GWA2_45_12 genome, one interval contains:
- a CDS encoding S-adenosylmethionine-binding protein has protein sequence MKQIINTSKNNFITDFQDSIKGSFHTILADPPWQFKNRTGKMAPEHKRLNRYPTLTLSEIKSLPVAKVCKEPAHLYLWVPNALLGEGLEVLHAWGFTYKTNIVWYKIRKDGGPDGRGVGFYFRNVTELILFGVKGKNARTLEAGRTQVNLINTRKREHSRKPDELFSLIEQCSKGPYLELFARGERANWSQWGNQIKDYEPTWPTYSNHSKNSIHSSLSLFP, from the coding sequence AGGAAGTTTTCATACCATACTTGCTGATCCTCCATGGCAATTTAAAAATAGAACTGGAAAAATGGCCCCCGAACACAAAAGGCTCAATCGTTACCCAACACTTACATTATCTGAAATAAAATCTCTCCCTGTAGCTAAGGTTTGTAAAGAACCTGCCCATTTGTATCTTTGGGTACCAAATGCATTACTAGGTGAGGGCTTGGAAGTATTGCACGCTTGGGGATTTACTTATAAAACAAATATTGTTTGGTACAAAATAAGAAAAGATGGCGGCCCGGATGGAAGAGGTGTTGGTTTCTATTTTAGAAATGTAACCGAATTAATTTTATTCGGGGTAAAAGGTAAAAATGCAAGAACCTTAGAAGCAGGAAGAACTCAGGTAAATTTAATCAATACTCGTAAACGTGAACACTCTAGGAAACCTGATGAACTTTTCTCACTCATAGAGCAATGCAGCAAAGGCCCATATCTCGAGCTCTTTGCCAGAGGTGAAAGAGCCAATTGGAGTCAATGGGGAAACCAAATAAAAGATTACGAACCAACATGGCCAACATATTCAAATCATTCTAAAAACTCTATTCACTCATCACTTTCTTTGTTCCCATAA